A single genomic interval of Methanotorris formicicus Mc-S-70 harbors:
- a CDS encoding MBL fold metallo-hydrolase, whose translation MAIVRFHGGCHQIGMSCIEIDTKKSKILLDCGMDPTNNAIPKVDENVDAVVVSHAHLDHCGAIPFYKFRKIYCTTPTADLMYITWKDTLNLSKSYKEEDIQRSLNNTEVLNYREERQITEDITLKFYNAGHILGSASICLDIDGKKILYTGDINETPTRTLLPADKDIDEIDVLIIESTYGSPLDIKPSRKTLEKQLIDEIAETIENGGKVIIPVFAIGRAQEILLIINNYIRSGKLKDVPVYVDGSLIHATGIYMSYLDWLNPKLKNMVENRINPFGELKKADNGVFNKEPCIIVSTSGMVQGGPVLQYLSLLKSPKNKLILTGYQAEGTLGRALEEGVEEITPFKNKIPVRGKVVKIEFSAHGDYNSLVRYIKKIPTPKKAFVVHGERYQALSFAMTIWKSLKIPTFAPVNGSILPL comes from the coding sequence ATGGCTATTGTAAGATTTCATGGTGGTTGTCATCAAATAGGAATGTCATGTATTGAGATAGATACAAAAAAATCTAAGATATTGCTTGATTGCGGTATGGATCCAACAAACAATGCAATTCCAAAAGTTGATGAGAATGTTGATGCGGTTGTTGTATCCCATGCACATTTAGACCACTGTGGTGCAATTCCGTTTTACAAATTTAGAAAAATATATTGTACAACGCCAACAGCAGATTTGATGTATATTACATGGAAAGATACCTTGAACCTTTCAAAATCCTACAAAGAGGAAGACATACAGAGGTCATTAAATAATACTGAAGTATTAAATTACAGAGAAGAAAGGCAGATAACAGAAGACATAACCTTAAAATTCTACAACGCTGGGCATATCCTTGGAAGTGCTTCTATATGTTTAGATATTGATGGAAAAAAGATTCTTTATACTGGGGACATAAACGAAACTCCAACAAGAACACTTCTTCCTGCAGATAAGGATATAGATGAAATTGATGTTTTAATTATTGAATCAACCTATGGTTCCCCATTGGATATAAAACCATCAAGAAAGACATTAGAAAAGCAGTTAATTGATGAAATAGCAGAAACTATTGAAAATGGAGGAAAAGTTATCATTCCAGTATTTGCAATTGGAAGAGCACAAGAAATACTATTAATAATAAATAACTACATTAGAAGTGGAAAATTAAAAGACGTTCCGGTTTATGTTGACGGCTCTCTTATTCACGCTACAGGCATATATATGAGTTACTTAGATTGGCTAAACCCAAAATTAAAAAATATGGTTGAAAATAGGATAAATCCATTTGGCGAACTTAAAAAGGCAGATAATGGAGTATTTAATAAAGAACCTTGCATAATTGTCTCAACTTCTGGAATGGTTCAGGGAGGGCCAGTTTTACAGTATTTGAGTTTATTAAAAAGCCCAAAAAACAAATTGATATTAACTGGTTATCAAGCAGAAGGCACACTTGGAAGAGCGTTGGAGGAAGGTGTTGAAGAAATAACGCCATTTAAAAACAAAATTCCAGTAAGGGGTAAAGTTGTAAAGATAGAGTTCTCAGCACATGGGGATTATAACTCACTTGTAAGATATATCAAAAAAATCCCAACACCAAAAAAGGCATTTGTTGTACATGGGGAAAGATATCAGGCATTATCCTTTGCAATGACAATATGGAAATCTTTAAAGATCCCAACATTCGCTCCAGTAAATGGAAGTATCCTTCCGCTATAA